CGGTAGATGTTCCCGATGCCGCCCACCATGGACTGGTCCATGAGCACGACGCCGACCGGCCGGCCCGTGCGGGCGGCTCGGGCGACGAAGGCGGCCGGGTCGTCGTCGTTGAGAGGGTCCGGGCCGAGCTTGGAGGTGACCTCCGCGAGTTCCTGCGGGGTGAGCACCCGGCAGGTGCCGGCGCCGATCAGGTCGGCCCAGCCGTGCGCGGACCGCAGGCGAAGACGCACCGTGGGTCGGGCCGGCGGGGGCTCGGCCGCGGCGAGCGCGCCGTGGTCCTCGGTCTCGCCGATGCGCCGGGGCGCACCGATGGAGGAGGCAGCCGCGAACGCCTCGTCGCCGCCGAAGGTCATGGCCCCGTACATGCCCAGGTGCACGTTGAGCGTCAGACCGCCCTCGATGTCCGCGAAGAAGTGCTTGCCGTGCGCCCACGCGCGCTCCAGGACGCGACCGTCGAGGAGGGCGGCGCCGTCGGCGAAGCGGCCCTGGGGGCTCGACGCGGCGAGCGCCTGCCCGCCGAAGACGTCCTGCACCTGCCGGGCGAGTCGGTGGATGGAGTGCCCCTCAGGCACTCACATCACCACCTCGCCGGTCTGCTCGTAGTGGGCGATCTTGCCGATGCGGCGCACGTGGCGCTCGTCCTCGGAGAAGGGCTCGGCGAGGAACGCCTCGATGATCGCGGTGGCCTCCTCGAGGGAGTGCTGCCTGCCGCCCACGGCGACGACGTTCGCGTCGTTGTGCTCGCGGGCGAGCTTCGCGGTGTCCAGGTTCCAGGCCAGGGCGGCGCGGACGCCGGCCACCTTGTTGGCGGCGATCTGCTCGCCGTTGCCGGAGCCGCCCAGCACGATGCCGAGCGAGTCCAATCCCTGCTCGCGGTCGGCGACGACGGCGCGGGCGGCGTTGATGCAGAAGCCCGGGTAGTCGTCCTGCGCGTCGTACTCGGTGGGTCCGTGGTCCACCATCTCGTAGCCGGCGGCGGTGAGGTGCTCCACCAGGTGGGCGGACAGCTCCATGCCGGCGTGGTCGGTGGCGATGTGGACGCGCATGCGCAGACTCCTTATGGGCGGGGGCTCGGGGTCCACGCCAGTCTAGTGAGGGGCGGGGCGCCCCGAGGGCGACGACGTGTCCCGTTTCCCGATGCTCTCCGACGCCCAGTGGGAGCCGATCACCCCGATGCTGCCTGCTCGCACGGGCCGGCCGGCAGGCCCTTCGCGGATGCGCGGATGATGGTCGAGGCCATCATCTACCGGTACAGGTGCTTCGATCGCCTGGCGCGATCTGCCCAAGGTCTTCGGGCCGTGGTGGAGAGGTGTGGACCTGGCACCGGCGCATGACCGAACAGGGCACCTGGGACACGGTGCTGACAACACTGACCCCTGCAGCGGACGCGGAAAGCTCGGTGGACTGGTCTCTATCCCGGTGGACTCCACGATCACCCGGGCACATCGGCACGCCACGAACCCCACCCGCCACACAGGGGGATGGATCGAACTCCAAGAGTCCGCGGGATGAGCCGGCCGATCACGGCATCGGACGCTCTCGCGGCGGGCTGAGCACGGAGATCCATCAGCTCGTGGACGGGACCGGGCTGCCGCTGGTCAGCCTGATCACCGCTGGCCACACCGGTGACTCGCCCATGCTTCTGCCGTTGCTGGCGCAGCTGCGCGTGGCCCACCCGGTAGACAGCCCGTGGGCCCCGACGCGGCCGCCGACAAGGGCCGCAACGTCATCGAGCGCCAGTACGCCCAACTCAAGCAGTGGTGCGTGCTGGCAACCCGGTATGACAAGTACGCGATCGTCTACCGGGCCGCGGTGATCCTGAAGGCGGTGCTCGGGTGGTCGAAGGCATTGTCAGACACGCCCTGGCGGGTTCCACCCCTCGCCCCACGTGTCCCCCTCGTGTCCGCGGCCGCCTGGCCGCCTGCGCAGACTCTAGGGCCGGCCCGCCCCGGGGCGCGCCGCTCACGACATCCGGGCCAGGTGGCACACTGGGGGCCATCACCGCATCGTGGCCCCCACCACAGGGACCGCATGCCGCCATCGACCCCGACACCCAGGAGGACGCGCACCGTGACCACCGCCGCCGCCATGAACATCACCCGCGAGGAGGCCGCCGCGCGCGCCGCGGCGCTGACCGTGGAGTCCTACCAGGTCGCCCTCGACCTGACCCGCGGCGCCGAGCGCTTCGGCTCCACCACCACCGTGACCTTCTCCGCCGCCGACGAGGCCGTGGGCACGCAGACGTGGATCGACTTCATGGCCACGCAGGCCCCCGAGGTGACGCTCAACGGCCAGGCCGTGGACGTGGCGGACTTCGACGGCGCGCGCCTGCCCATCGGACCGCTGGCGGCGGAGAACACCCTCGTGGTGGACGGCCTGGCCGACTACACGACCACCGGCGAGGGCCTGCACCGCTTCGTGGACCCCGTCGACGACGAGGTCTACCTCTACTCCCAGTTCGAGGTCCCGGACTCCCGCCGCATGTTCGCCGTGTTCGAGCAGCCCGACCTCAAGGCGACCTTCGCCTTCACCGTGACCGCCCCCGCGCACTGGGCCGTGGTGTCCAACCAGCCGGAGGCCGCCCACCGGACGCTCGGCGTCGTCGAGACCCCGGAGGCCCCGGAGGGGGTGGACGCCGCCGTGTGGGAGTTCACCCCCACCCCGCGCATCTCCTCCTACATCACCGCGCTCGTGGCGGGCCCGTACAAGTCCGTGCACTCCGAGCTCACCAGCGCCGACGGCCGCACCGTGCCGCTGGGCGTGTACTGCCGCGGCTCGCTCTTCGAGCACCTCGACGCGGACGAGGTCTTCGACCTGACCCGCCGCGGCTTCGAGTTCTTCGAGGCCCAGTACGGCCACCCCTACCCGTTCGACAAGTACGACCAGCTGTTCGTGCCCGAGTTCAACGCGGGCGCCATGGAGAACGCCGGCTGCGTGACCTTCCTGGAGTCCTACGTGTTCCGCGGCACCGTCACGGACGCCGTCCGCGAGCGCCGCGCCATCACGATCCTCCACGAGCTGGCCCACATGTGGTTCGGCGACCTGGTGACCATGAAGTGGTGGAACGACCTGTGGCTCAACGAGTCGTTCGCCGAGTTCATGTCCACGCTGGCCGCCGCGGAGAACACGCGGTACGAGGGCGCGTGGACCACGTTCTCCTCGATGGAGAAGAACTGGGCGTACCGCCAGGACCAGCTCTCCTCCACGCACCCGATCACGGCGGAGATCCGGGACCTCGACGACGTCCTCGTGAACTTCGACGGGATCACCTACGCCAAGGGTGCGTCCGTGCTGCGCCAGCTGGTGGCGTGGGTGGGCCAGGAGAACTTCATGGCCGGCGTGCGCGCGTACATCGAGAAGAACGCGTGGTCCAACACGGAGCTGCCGGACCTCATGACCGAGCTGGAGGCGGCCTCCGGGCGCGACCTCTCCGAGTGGACCCGCCTGTGGCTGGAGACCTCGGGCGTGAACACGCTGGCCGTGCAGGTGGACGCGGACTACGCCGGCACCATCACCTCCCTGCGCCTGCACCAGTCCGCCCCGGACGGCTCCCCCGCCGCCCCCGGCGACGACGTGCTGCGCCCGCACCGCATCGCCGTGGGCTTCTACGACCTCGACGAGGCGACCGGCCGACTGACCCGCACCGAGCGCTTCGAGCTCGACGCCGCCGGCGAGGTGACGGAGGTGGCGGAGGCCGCCGGGCGTCGTCGCCCGGCGCTGATCCTGCCCAACGACGACGACCTGGCCTACGCGAAGATCCGCCTGGACGACGCGTCCTGGGAGACCGCGGGCGCCCGTCTGGCGGACGTGGACTCCTCCCTGGCCCGCACCCTGCTGTGGGGTGCGGCCTGGGACACCGTGCGCGACGGCGAGGCCTCGGCCGCCTGGTTCGTGGACCTGATCCTGACGAACATCGGCCGAGAGCAGGACTCCACCGTGATCCAGACGCTGCTGCGCCAGCTGGCCACCGCGATCTCGCAGTACCTGCCGGAGGAGCGGTCCGCGCAGGTGCGCGCCGACGCGGCGAACCGCCTCTGGATGCTGGTGGAGCAGGCCGAGCCCGGCTCGGACGCGCAGCTGCAGTTCGTCAAGGCGTTCGCCCTGCACGCTCGCGAGGAGGGGCAGCTCACCGCCCTGGCGGACGTGTGGGACCGCTCCTCCGAGCTGCCCGGCCTGGACCTGACCACGGACCTGCGCTGGGAGCTGCTCACGGCTCTGGTGGCCGCCGGCCGTGCGGGCGAGACGGAGATCGCGGCAGCCGAGACCGAGGACCCCACCGCCACCGGCGCGCTCGCCGCGGCCCTGGCCCGTGCGGCCGTGCCCACGGCCGAGGCCAAGCAGACAGCGTGGGACCAGGTGGTGGCCGGCACGCTGTCCAACACCACGCAGCGCCAGGTGCTGCTGGGCTTCCAGCGCGCCCACGACCCGGCCCTGCTGGCCCCGTTCACGGACGCGTTCTTCGGCTCCATCCAGGACGTGTGGGGCTCCCGATCCCACGAGATGGCCGAGACCGTGGCCGTGCTCGGCTTCCCGTCCTCGCAGGTGTGCCAGGAGGTCGTGGACCGCGCCACCGCGCTCTCCGACGAGGTGCGCGGCACGAACGCGGGCCTGGCCCGCACGCTCGCCGAGTCCCGCGACGAGATGGCCCGCGCGCTGAAGGCCCGCGCGGCGGCCTGATGACCCGAGGCGGTCACCATGCACGCGGTGACCGCCTCCCCGACGCCCCGGCACCACGACTGGTGCCGGGGCGTCGGCTGCCCGGCCGCCTCGCTAGGGTGGGGCCCATGAAGCACACGTTCTCCCTGCGCGCGGAGTGGACCGGCGACCGCGGCACCGGCACCACCGGCGTCCGCGACTTCGACCGCTCCGTGGTGATCCAGGAGTCCGAGGTCGGCGAGATCCACGCCTCCGCAGCCCGCCCCTTCCGCGGCGACGCCGCCAAGTGGAACCCGGAGACGCTGCTGCTCGGCGCGCTGGCCGAGTGCCACGTCCTGTCCTATCTGCACGCCGCCGCCACCGGCGGCCTGGTGGTCACCGGCATGACCTGCGCCGCCGAGGGCACCCTCGAGGTGGACTCCGACGGCGCCGGCCGCTTCGCCTCGATCACCCTGCGCCCCGAGGTCGCCCTCCGGGACGAGGCCGACCGTGCCCGCGCCGACGAGCTGCACGCCGAGGCGCACCGGATGTGCTTCATCGCCAACTCGATCTCCGCCCCCATCACCGTGGAGGCCGGCCCCGGATCCTCCCCCACCCGGGGCGACGGCGCGGCGCTGCCCGACCACTCCGCCCGCCTGGGCGCGCCGCTGGCGGTGCTGCGCCCGCGCGTCGCGAACCGACCCACCCGGGTCACCGGCCTGGCGGACCGCCCCACCGAGGCCGAGCCCGTGGTCCGCGCCGATGCCCCCTCCGGCGCCGAGCAGGCCCGCGCCCGCGACGAGGCCACCGCGCGCGGCGAGCGACCGCCGTCGGCCACGCCGATCGCCACCCCGGCGCCCGGCGCCACCCCCGCCGCCAGCCCCGCGACGGCCGCACCCGGCCAGGCCACCAGCTTCTATGAGGCCGTCGGCGGGCACCCGACCTTCGAGAAGCTCGTGCACGTGTTCTACCAGGGGGTGCGCGAGGACCCTCTGCTGGCCCCGATGTACCCGCACCAGGACTGGGACGGCGCCGAGGAACGCCTGCGCATGTTCCTGGAGCAGTACTGGGGCGGGCCCCGCACCTACTCCGAGCGGCGCGGCCACCCCCGCCTGCGCATGCGGCACATGCCCTTCACGGTCGACCCCGCCGCCCGCGACGCCTGGCTGCGCCACATGCGCGCCGCCGTCGACGCGGTGGAGCTGTCTCCGCTGCACGAGGCCGAGCTCTGGGACTACCTGGAGCGCGCGGCGCACTCCCTGCAGAACTCGGCGTGAGCCGGGCTCACAGGCCCAGGGGGTAGGCGCCGCCGCCGGGCTCGTCCGCGGGCCACGGGTCGGCGCCCAGGGCCACGCGGAGGGCGCTGTGGTCGGTGAGCCGCACCGGCAGCGGGGCCCCGGTCAGGGCCTCCAGCGTGCGGCGGGCGAGACCCGCCGCCGAAGGCACGACGCCGACGTCCAGCTGGACCAGATGGAGGGCGAGCTCCACGGACCACGTGCGTAGGAAGTCCATGACGGACAGCACCTTGCCCTGGAAGCGGACCGGCCGGGGGTCCTGGAGGGCCGACGCCGCACACGCCCGCTCGGCGGCGTCCCTCAGGTGCGCCGTCGCGTCCGTGGGGCGGGCATAGGCGGAGGCGGTGCGGCGGAGCCACATGTGTCCCGGAACAGGGTCCTGCTCGTCGGCCGCAAAGGAGCTCCAGTAGGTCACGTCGTCGTGGTCGGGCGCATCGTCGGCCCGGACGCCGAGGCCTGCGGCCATCTCCTCCAGGCCGAGCCGAACGTGCACCACGAGGTCCAGACGGCTCCAGCCCCGGCAGAGCGAGGGATCGAGCAGCGCGAGGTCGTCCAGCCCGGACGCGGCCTCGGCGAACTGATGGGCCTGCTGCGCGAACCGCTCCGCCTCCCCCGCCACGCTCACACCCCGACGGCCGAGCGGCCGAGGACGAACCCGCCCGGGGTGTCCAGGCGGACCCATGGCCCCGCAGTGCTCAGCCGCGCCCGGCCGCCGGGGCGCAGGAATCCCAGGGCGTGCGCGCCGAAGGCCATGCCCGCGGGGAAGCCGATCTCGCCGCCGAGCCTCGGTCCCCACATCTGGGCGCGGACCTGGCGCACCATCGCCTCGCCGGGGTCCTGCGGCAGCGCGTCGCGGATGGCCTCCGCGCCCTTGACCGCCACCTCCGCGAGCTCGTCGTCCGGCACCTCCGCCCGCACCGTCCACCCGGCCCGGGGCGGGGTCAGGGCCGTCCACGTGACCCTCTCCCGACCCGGGGGGACGGGCAGGTCCAGGGCGACGGGGGTGCCGCCGAGCATCCGGGCGGTCCGCTCGGTCACCGCGCCGAGGGGGACCACGGCGTCCAGGTCCTCGACCGCGTCCGCCGAGGTCAAGCCCACGGTGCGCAGCCCCAGGACCACCGGGACGCCGTCGCCCAGCCCGTGGGGCTGGAGCACCGAGACCCACTGGGCGAGCATCGGCGTCCGGCGGG
This sequence is a window from Micrococcus porci. Protein-coding genes within it:
- a CDS encoding ribose-5-phosphate isomerase encodes the protein MRVHIATDHAGMELSAHLVEHLTAAGYEMVDHGPTEYDAQDDYPGFCINAARAVVADREQGLDSLGIVLGGSGNGEQIAANKVAGVRAALAWNLDTAKLAREHNDANVVAVGGRQHSLEEATAIIEAFLAEPFSEDERHVRRIGKIAHYEQTGEVVM
- a CDS encoding maleylpyruvate isomerase N-terminal domain-containing protein, giving the protein MSVAGEAERFAQQAHQFAEAASGLDDLALLDPSLCRGWSRLDLVVHVRLGLEEMAAGLGVRADDAPDHDDVTYWSSFAADEQDPVPGHMWLRRTASAYARPTDATAHLRDAAERACAASALQDPRPVRFQGKVLSVMDFLRTWSVELALHLVQLDVGVVPSAAGLARRTLEALTGAPLPVRLTDHSALRVALGADPWPADEPGGGAYPLGL
- a CDS encoding Fpg/Nei family DNA glycosylase is translated as MPEGHSIHRLARQVQDVFGGQALAASSPQGRFADGAALLDGRVLERAWAHGKHFFADIEGGLTLNVHLGMYGAMTFGGDEAFAAASSIGAPRRIGETEDHGALAAAEPPPARPTVRLRLRSAHGWADLIGAGTCRVLTPQELAEVTSKLGPDPLNDDDPAAFVARAARTGRPVGVVLMDQSMVGGIGNIYRAEVLFRAGLDPWTPARDVGADVLAALYADAQALMRDGVRLGRIVTTAPEHRPGVAAEDAWPEHANYVYRRQGMPCRVCGQDAIVREEMAARNLFRCTDCQR
- the pepN gene encoding aminopeptidase N, with the translated sequence MNITREEAAARAAALTVESYQVALDLTRGAERFGSTTTVTFSAADEAVGTQTWIDFMATQAPEVTLNGQAVDVADFDGARLPIGPLAAENTLVVDGLADYTTTGEGLHRFVDPVDDEVYLYSQFEVPDSRRMFAVFEQPDLKATFAFTVTAPAHWAVVSNQPEAAHRTLGVVETPEAPEGVDAAVWEFTPTPRISSYITALVAGPYKSVHSELTSADGRTVPLGVYCRGSLFEHLDADEVFDLTRRGFEFFEAQYGHPYPFDKYDQLFVPEFNAGAMENAGCVTFLESYVFRGTVTDAVRERRAITILHELAHMWFGDLVTMKWWNDLWLNESFAEFMSTLAAAENTRYEGAWTTFSSMEKNWAYRQDQLSSTHPITAEIRDLDDVLVNFDGITYAKGASVLRQLVAWVGQENFMAGVRAYIEKNAWSNTELPDLMTELEAASGRDLSEWTRLWLETSGVNTLAVQVDADYAGTITSLRLHQSAPDGSPAAPGDDVLRPHRIAVGFYDLDEATGRLTRTERFELDAAGEVTEVAEAAGRRRPALILPNDDDLAYAKIRLDDASWETAGARLADVDSSLARTLLWGAAWDTVRDGEASAAWFVDLILTNIGREQDSTVIQTLLRQLATAISQYLPEERSAQVRADAANRLWMLVEQAEPGSDAQLQFVKAFALHAREEGQLTALADVWDRSSELPGLDLTTDLRWELLTALVAAGRAGETEIAAAETEDPTATGALAAALARAAVPTAEAKQTAWDQVVAGTLSNTTQRQVLLGFQRAHDPALLAPFTDAFFGSIQDVWGSRSHEMAETVAVLGFPSSQVCQEVVDRATALSDEVRGTNAGLARTLAESRDEMARALKARAAA
- a CDS encoding globin — translated: MATPAPGATPAASPATAAPGQATSFYEAVGGHPTFEKLVHVFYQGVREDPLLAPMYPHQDWDGAEERLRMFLEQYWGGPRTYSERRGHPRLRMRHMPFTVDPAARDAWLRHMRAAVDAVELSPLHEAELWDYLERAAHSLQNSA